One genomic window of Fusarium fujikuroi IMI 58289 draft genome, chromosome FFUJ_chr01 includes the following:
- a CDS encoding probable translation initiation factor eIF-4E: MAAAVADTPKMDEQVDLTTIPVDPAGKEDSSDVKDDDKPVTVFHDKDNFNVKHPLQNKWTLWFTKPPSGKGDNWNDLLKEVITFDSVEEFWGVYNNVAPVSELSLKSDYHLFKAGVRPEWEDPQNKHGGKWSYQYKDKRNIDVDRLWLQVMMAAIGETLEDEDDGEVMGVVVNVRKAFFRIGVWTRTIGKSIPGRGEGDVAGGKGRSGEKGKEILLSIGRRFKEVLELPAAEQVEFSGHTDSAHSGSTRAKAKHVV, from the exons ATGGCCGCCGCTGTAGCTGACACCCCCAAGATGGACGAGCAGGTCGACCTCACCACCATCCCTGTCGACCCTGCTGGCAAGGAGGATTCTTCCGATGTCAAGGACGACGACAAGCCCGTCACCGTTTTCCACGACAAGGACAACTTCAACGTGAAGCACCCTCTTCAGAACAAGTGGACGCTCTGGTTCACAAAGCCTCCGAGTGGCAAG GGCGACAACTGGAACGATCTCCTCAAGGAAGTTATCACCTTCGACTCCGTTGAGGAATTTTGGGGCGTTTAC aaTAATGTCGCACCCGTTTCCGAGCTTTCCCTCAAATCCGACTACCACCTCTTCAAGGCCGGCGTTCGCCCCGAGTGGGAGGACCCCCAGAACAAGCATGGCGGCAAGTGGTCTTACCAGTACAAGGACAAGCGAAACATCGATGTAGACCGTCTTTGGCTCCAGGTCATGATGGCCGCTATTGGCGAGACcctcgaggacgaggacgatggcGAGGTCATGGGTGTAGTTGTCAACGTTCGAAAGGCCTTCTTCCGAATTGGTGTCTGGACTCGTACCATCGGAAAGAGTATCCCCGGTCGAGGTGAAGGCGATGTCGCTGGCGGTAAGGGCCGCAGTGGTGAGAAGGGTAAGGAGATTCTCCTGTCTATCGGCCGCAGATTCAAGGAGGTTCTCGAGCTGCCTGCGGCAGAGCAGGTTGAGTTCTCTGGACACACCGACAGTGCCCACTCGGGCAGCACACGAGCTAAGGCTAAGCACGTTGTTTAA